One Cottoperca gobio chromosome 23, fCotGob3.1, whole genome shotgun sequence genomic region harbors:
- the LOC115028335 gene encoding uncharacterized protein LOC115028335 isoform X1: MDNMSKQYGGHIHVSILLLLLFLAGLQPVLSTDGEDPELDDSDNEGVKINCTIVGPDYVTVGVPSSIECDANCPACTYSMSLDGQSAWGQGNVLAFTVNSWVEALTVTCTATGENPGLTATTTKKLQVLAGPANVSITGPNLMNPSVSHTYSCHAYCRPSCSYAWKIDKGPWISGQGNVISITPQEIDHSKILICKATNSVSGLFVAATRNIAVTYGPSEVHIKGPDVIAISEKHKFVCTAKCLPSCRYVSSVNSQTVRGNVIEMTVDHPLKSVTLKCEAQNTASRRTATALKTVQISGSFHNLSTRPEETSAVLLLAFIISAAFPL; encoded by the exons ATGGATAATATGTCTAAACAATACGGAGGACACATACATGTCAGCATacttttgttgctgctgtttctgGCAG GCCTTCAGCCAGTACTGTCTACAGATGGAGAGGACCCTGAACTCGATGATAGCGACAATG AAGGAGTGAAAATCAACTGTACAATTGTCGGTCCGGACTACGTGACTGTCGGTGTGCCGAGCAGCATTGAGTGTGACGCCAACTGCCCTGCATGTACCTATTCTATGTCTTTGGATGGACAGAGTGCATGGGGTCAGGGAAACGTGCTAGCCTTCACTGTGAACAGCTGGGTGGAGGCCTTAACAGTGACATGTACAGCCACAGGTGAAAATCCAGGACTGACTGCCACGACAACTAAGAAACTGCAAGTGTTAG CTGGACCCGCCAATGTTTCCATCACAGGCCCCAATTTGATGAATCCATCAGTGAGCCACACCTACAGTTGCCACGCTTACTGTCGGCCATCTTGCAGCTATGCCTGGAAGATAGATAAAGGCCCATGGATAAGTGGTCAAGGGAATGTTATTTCTATCACTCCACAGGAGATCGACCACTCCAAAATTCTCATCTGCAAAGCCACCAATAGCGTGTCTGGGCTTTTTGTCGCTGCAACTCGAAACATAGCGGTGACAT ATGGTCCATCAGAGGTTCACATCAAAGGCCCCGACGTCATAGCAatttcagaaaaacacaaattcgTATGCACTGCTAAATGTCTGCCTTCTTGTCGCTACGTGTCGTCCGTAAACAGTCAGACTGTGAGGGGCAACGTGATCGAGATGACGGTGGATCATCCGCTTAAATCCGTCACTCTCAAGTGTGAGGCGCAAAACACCGCTTCGAGGAGGACAGCTACAGCCTTAAAAACTGTACAAATATCAG GGTCCTTTCACAACCTGTCCACTCGTCCTGAGGAGACCtcagctgtgctgctgctggccttCATCATTTCAGCTGCCTTCCCACTGTGA
- the LOC115028335 gene encoding uncharacterized protein LOC115028335 isoform X2: MDNMSKQYGGHIHVSILLLLLFLAGLQPVLSTDGEDPELDDSDNGVKINCTIVGPDYVTVGVPSSIECDANCPACTYSMSLDGQSAWGQGNVLAFTVNSWVEALTVTCTATGENPGLTATTTKKLQVLAGPANVSITGPNLMNPSVSHTYSCHAYCRPSCSYAWKIDKGPWISGQGNVISITPQEIDHSKILICKATNSVSGLFVAATRNIAVTYGPSEVHIKGPDVIAISEKHKFVCTAKCLPSCRYVSSVNSQTVRGNVIEMTVDHPLKSVTLKCEAQNTASRRTATALKTVQISGSFHNLSTRPEETSAVLLLAFIISAAFPL; the protein is encoded by the exons ATGGATAATATGTCTAAACAATACGGAGGACACATACATGTCAGCATacttttgttgctgctgtttctgGCAG GCCTTCAGCCAGTACTGTCTACAGATGGAGAGGACCCTGAACTCGATGATAGCGACAATG GAGTGAAAATCAACTGTACAATTGTCGGTCCGGACTACGTGACTGTCGGTGTGCCGAGCAGCATTGAGTGTGACGCCAACTGCCCTGCATGTACCTATTCTATGTCTTTGGATGGACAGAGTGCATGGGGTCAGGGAAACGTGCTAGCCTTCACTGTGAACAGCTGGGTGGAGGCCTTAACAGTGACATGTACAGCCACAGGTGAAAATCCAGGACTGACTGCCACGACAACTAAGAAACTGCAAGTGTTAG CTGGACCCGCCAATGTTTCCATCACAGGCCCCAATTTGATGAATCCATCAGTGAGCCACACCTACAGTTGCCACGCTTACTGTCGGCCATCTTGCAGCTATGCCTGGAAGATAGATAAAGGCCCATGGATAAGTGGTCAAGGGAATGTTATTTCTATCACTCCACAGGAGATCGACCACTCCAAAATTCTCATCTGCAAAGCCACCAATAGCGTGTCTGGGCTTTTTGTCGCTGCAACTCGAAACATAGCGGTGACAT ATGGTCCATCAGAGGTTCACATCAAAGGCCCCGACGTCATAGCAatttcagaaaaacacaaattcgTATGCACTGCTAAATGTCTGCCTTCTTGTCGCTACGTGTCGTCCGTAAACAGTCAGACTGTGAGGGGCAACGTGATCGAGATGACGGTGGATCATCCGCTTAAATCCGTCACTCTCAAGTGTGAGGCGCAAAACACCGCTTCGAGGAGGACAGCTACAGCCTTAAAAACTGTACAAATATCAG GGTCCTTTCACAACCTGTCCACTCGTCCTGAGGAGACCtcagctgtgctgctgctggccttCATCATTTCAGCTGCCTTCCCACTGTGA